The following coding sequences lie in one Oncorhynchus gorbuscha isolate QuinsamMale2020 ecotype Even-year linkage group LG10, OgorEven_v1.0, whole genome shotgun sequence genomic window:
- the c1qtnf12 gene encoding adipolin isoform X1 — translation MWCGPLAVLAVVFWTQFVLLEGVDAKKERKRTQETPPQHTEAYNTTLSNSEEVGGSTKNPDNQRVDPLGSWMDFVKRPVGNFPGKCRKRKRPLPGPPGPPGPPGPQGPPGSPGAEVTQEVLLQEFKKMIKEATERRTAAVDRQTSTSPSQIPTAHIALEGMTSYRRIEEAFHCKLKGPVVIDKKTLMELQNFQTPLAKGAFLRGTGMDQSTGRFTAPVTGIYQFSANVHIDHNEVKRSKSQLRARDNVRVLVCIESLCHRYTSLEMIVGLESNSKIFTVNVQGLLELQVGQYTSIFVDNGAGASIIIQNGSDFMGMLLGV, via the exons ATGTGGTGTGGGCCGCTGGCCGTGCTGGCTGTGGTGTTCTGGACCCAgtttgtcctgctggaaggggTGGATGccaagaaggagaggaagaggacacaGGAGACCCCCCCACAGCACACAGAGGCATACAACACTACCCTCTCCAACAGCGAAGAGGTCGGCGGGAGCACCAAG AATCCTGACAACCAGAGAGTGGATCCCCTGGGATCATGGATGGACTTTGTGAAACGACCTGTAGGCAACTTCCCTGGGAAGTGCCGCAAACGCAAAAGGCCACTG CCCGGGCCACCAGGTCCTCCTGGCCCCCCAGGCCCCCAGGGACCACCTGGATCCCCCGGGGCAGAGGTCACCCAGGAAGTCCTCCTCCAGGAGTTCAAAAAGATGATAAAAG AAGCTACAGAGAGGAGAACTGCTGCAGTGGACAGGCAGACCAGTACCAGTCCTAGTCAGATACCCACGGCCCACATCGCCCTGGAAGGAATGACCTCTTACAGGCGGATAGAGGAAGCCTTCCACTGTAAACTCAAAGGACCTGTGGTTATTGACAAGAAGACACTGATGGAGTTACAGAACTTTCAGACG CCTCTTGCTAAAGGTGCCTTCCTCAGAGGGACAGGAATGGACCAGTCCACAGGGCGATTCACGGCTCCCGTCACAGGGATCTACCAGTTCTCTGCTAATGTTCATATCG ACCACAATGAGGTGAAGAGGAGTAAGAGTCAGCTGAGAGCCAGGGACAATGTGCGAGTGCTGGTCTGCATCGAATCCCTGTGTCATCGATATAC GTCATTAGAGATGATTGTTGGATTGGAAAGTAACAGCAAGATCTTCACAGTGAATGTGCAAGGGTTACTAGAGCTACAG GTTGGACAGTACACCTCAATATTTGTGGACAATGGAGCTGGGGCATCCATCATAATACAGAATGGCTCTGACTTCATGGGCATGTTGCTGGGTGTATAG
- the c1qtnf12 gene encoding adipolin isoform X2, whose product MWCGPLAVLAVVFWTQFVLLEGVDAKKERKRTQETPPQHTEAYNTTLSNSEEVGGSTKNPDNQRVDPLGSWMDFVKRPVGNFPGKCRKRKRPLPGPPGPPGPPGPQGPPGSPGAEVTQEVLLQEFKKMIKATERRTAAVDRQTSTSPSQIPTAHIALEGMTSYRRIEEAFHCKLKGPVVIDKKTLMELQNFQTPLAKGAFLRGTGMDQSTGRFTAPVTGIYQFSANVHIDHNEVKRSKSQLRARDNVRVLVCIESLCHRYTSLEMIVGLESNSKIFTVNVQGLLELQVGQYTSIFVDNGAGASIIIQNGSDFMGMLLGV is encoded by the exons ATGTGGTGTGGGCCGCTGGCCGTGCTGGCTGTGGTGTTCTGGACCCAgtttgtcctgctggaaggggTGGATGccaagaaggagaggaagaggacacaGGAGACCCCCCCACAGCACACAGAGGCATACAACACTACCCTCTCCAACAGCGAAGAGGTCGGCGGGAGCACCAAG AATCCTGACAACCAGAGAGTGGATCCCCTGGGATCATGGATGGACTTTGTGAAACGACCTGTAGGCAACTTCCCTGGGAAGTGCCGCAAACGCAAAAGGCCACTG CCCGGGCCACCAGGTCCTCCTGGCCCCCCAGGCCCCCAGGGACCACCTGGATCCCCCGGGGCAGAGGTCACCCAGGAAGTCCTCCTCCAGGAGTTCAAAAAGATGATAAAAG CTACAGAGAGGAGAACTGCTGCAGTGGACAGGCAGACCAGTACCAGTCCTAGTCAGATACCCACGGCCCACATCGCCCTGGAAGGAATGACCTCTTACAGGCGGATAGAGGAAGCCTTCCACTGTAAACTCAAAGGACCTGTGGTTATTGACAAGAAGACACTGATGGAGTTACAGAACTTTCAGACG CCTCTTGCTAAAGGTGCCTTCCTCAGAGGGACAGGAATGGACCAGTCCACAGGGCGATTCACGGCTCCCGTCACAGGGATCTACCAGTTCTCTGCTAATGTTCATATCG ACCACAATGAGGTGAAGAGGAGTAAGAGTCAGCTGAGAGCCAGGGACAATGTGCGAGTGCTGGTCTGCATCGAATCCCTGTGTCATCGATATAC GTCATTAGAGATGATTGTTGGATTGGAAAGTAACAGCAAGATCTTCACAGTGAATGTGCAAGGGTTACTAGAGCTACAG GTTGGACAGTACACCTCAATATTTGTGGACAATGGAGCTGGGGCATCCATCATAATACAGAATGGCTCTGACTTCATGGGCATGTTGCTGGGTGTATAG